A single Antechinus flavipes isolate AdamAnt ecotype Samford, QLD, Australia chromosome 5, AdamAnt_v2, whole genome shotgun sequence DNA region contains:
- the LOC127538515 gene encoding tripartite motif-containing protein 43-like: MAATVKFLKELQSKITCSICRGYFYEPVTIGCGHSFCRACLSSSWRVGAPAFSCPQCRQVSQDREIPLVNRHLAELTELGKELSSNLMQITEGQNQCVTHKEPFKLFCEEDQTALSVTCETPEHGAHKISPMQEAAHKYRSELQHLQIRLGKHLEEAEQLLAQEERPAMDWHEMIRGEFHRLNCLLMEEENLCRKRIRQEQKASQDRLYQYMQSLQDLRQELQEAGHQANLDLLQDAKELLGRSEAVLAQQAKTITPEMREYPIHSLIEMLNRFRVDLTLDPRSATSCVTISEDLKHLKAGGSWQVESKTTEDSTHHYAFAKQVFRSGSLYWEVDVTQLPQWILGIYTPHLKRKRARNVASCASVFLLRCVKKEGNYYLQTYPGPLNHQMKSPLPRVGVYLEYSLGTLAFYNVLQSSLIYKFHSIPFKAPVIPIFSPGPPLPGIKPGPMTLCAVDSHLCACCYSSR, translated from the coding sequence atggCTGCTACTGTGAAATTTCTGAAGGAACTGCAGAGTAAGATCACCTGTAGCATCTGCAGGGGCTACTTCTATGAGCCTGTAACTATCGGGTGTGGGCACAGTTTTTGTCGAGCTTGTCTCTCCTCCAGCTGGAGAGTTGGAGCCCCAGCTTTCTCCTGTCCCCAATGCAGACAAGTTTCCCAGGACAGGGAGATCCCGTTAGTGAACAGGCACCTAGCAGAATTGACTGAGCTGGGCAAAGAGCTCAGCTCCAACCTTATGCAGATCACTGAAGGACAGAACCAGTGTGTCACTCACAAGGAACCCTTCAAGCTATTCTGTGAAGAGGACCAGACTGCACTGTCGGTGACATGTGAAACCCCAGAGCATGGGGCACACAAAATCTCCCCCATGCAAGAGGCTGCTCACAAATATAGGAGTGAGCTCCAGCACCTTCAGATTCGCTTGGGGAAACATTTGGAAGAAGCTGAACAACTTCTTGCTCAGGAAGAGAGACCTGCTATGGACTGGCATGAGATGATCAGGGGAGAATTCCACAGACTGAATTGCTTGCTAATGGAGGAAGAGAACCTATGTCGTAAAAGGATAAGGCAAGAGCAGAAGGCCAGCCAGGACAGACTATACCAGTATATGCAAAGCCTACAGGACCTCAGGCAAGAGCTGCAGGAAGCGGGCCACCAAGCCAATCTGGATCTGCTACAGGATGCCAAAGAGCTGCTGGGAAGGAGTGAGGCTGTGTTGGCCCAACAGGCCAAGACTATCACCCCAGAAATGAGAGAATATCCCATCCATAGCCTGATAGAGATGCTCAACAGGTTCAGAGTGGACCTCACTTTGGATCCCAGATCAGCCACTTCCTGTGTGACAATTTCTGAGGATCTCAAGCATTTAAAGGCTGGAGGAAGCTGGCAAGTGGAGAGCAAGACTACTGAGGACTCTACTCACCATTATGCCTTTGCTAAGCAGGTCTTCAGATCAGGTAGCCTGTACTGGGAGGTAGATGTGACTCAACTTCCTCAGTGGATCCTGGGGATCTACACCCCACACTTGAAAAGGAAAAGGGCAAGGAATGTGGCCTCCTGTGCCTCTGTGTTCCTGCTTCGATGtgtcaagaaggaaggaaattactaTTTACAGACCTATCCTGGGCCACTGAACCATCAAATGAAAAGCCCTCTACCTCGGGTTGGGGTGTACTTGGAATATTCCCTTGGCACTCTGGCTTTTTACAATGTTCTCCAGAGTTCTCTTATTTATAAATTCCATTCTATTCCCTTTAAAGCCCCTGTCATACCCATCTTTTCCCCTGGCCCCCCACTTCCAGGAATAAAGCCTGGTCCCATGACTCTCTGTGCAGTGGACTCTCATCTTTGTGCTTGCTGCTATTCCTCTCGATGA